In the genome of Tropicibacter oceani, one region contains:
- a CDS encoding DUF4174 domain-containing protein, with protein MKRLIHIAFSALFLTVAAAPQAIAAEDVLPDPPIIEASQTSLADWMWLKRPVVVFADSPADPRYVEQMQLILERIDALVLRDVVVITDTDPAAGSEIRKALRPRGFMLVVLAKDGSVVIRKPAPWDVREISRSIDKLPLRQQEVKDRRDALRQ; from the coding sequence ATGAAGAGATTGATCCACATTGCGTTTTCGGCGCTGTTCCTGACGGTCGCCGCTGCGCCCCAAGCCATTGCCGCCGAAGATGTGCTGCCCGATCCGCCAATCATCGAGGCGTCGCAGACATCGCTGGCCGACTGGATGTGGCTGAAACGGCCCGTGGTGGTCTTTGCCGACAGCCCGGCCGATCCGCGATATGTCGAACAGATGCAGCTGATCCTGGAACGCATCGACGCGCTGGTGCTGCGCGACGTGGTGGTCATCACCGACACTGATCCGGCCGCCGGCAGCGAAATCCGCAAGGCGCTGCGCCCGCGCGGGTTCATGCTGGTGGTTCTGGCCAAGGATGGTTCGGTCGTGATCCGCAAGCCGGCGCCCTGGGACGTGCGCGAAATCAGCCGCTCGATCGACAAACTTCCGCTGCGCCAGCAAGAGGTCAAGGACCGCCGCGACGCGCTGCGCCAGTAG
- the scpA gene encoding methylmalonyl-CoA mutase: MTDLPDDWRQLAEKELRGRSLDDLTWNTLEGIEVKPLYTEDDTKGLPHMGGLPGVGPFTRGVKATMYAGRPWTIRQYAGFSTAEESNAFYRKALAAGQQGVSVAFDLATHRGYDSDHPRVVGDVGKAGVAIDSVEDMKILFDGIPLDQVSVSMTMNGAVIPILANFIVTGEEQGHDKSILSGTIQNDILKEFMVRNTYIYPPAPSMRIIADIIEYTSNEMPKFNSISISGYHMQEAGASLVQELAYTLADGKEYVKTAMEAGMDIDKFAGRLSFFFAIGKNFFMEVAKLRAARMLWHRIMTELGAKSDRSKMLRTHCQTSGVSLTEQDPYNNVIRTAYEAMSAVLGGTQSLHTNALDEAIALPTEFSARIARNTQLILQEETGVTKVVDPLAGSYYVEKLTHDLAEEAWKLIAEVDEMGGMTKAVESGMPKLRIEETAARRQAEIDRGTDVIVGVNKYKLAKEDPIDILDIDNAKVRIGQVARLEKIRASRDEAACEAALDELTRRAKEGGNLLEAAVEAARARASVGEISMAMEKEFGRHRAEVKTLAGVYGAAYEGDEGFAAIQKAVDQFAEDEGRRPRMLVVKMGQDGHDRGAKVIATAFADIGFDVDVGPLFQTPAEAAQDAIDNDVHVIGISSQAAGHKTLAPQLVQELKDQGAGDIIVICGGVIPQQDYDFLYKAGVKAIFGPGTNIPNAAQDILRIIRETRQA, from the coding sequence ATGACGGATCTGCCCGACGACTGGCGCCAACTCGCTGAAAAGGAACTGCGCGGCCGTAGCCTGGACGACCTGACGTGGAACACACTCGAAGGTATCGAGGTCAAACCGCTATATACCGAGGATGACACCAAGGGCCTGCCGCACATGGGCGGGCTGCCCGGCGTCGGCCCCTTTACGCGCGGGGTCAAGGCGACGATGTACGCGGGTCGTCCCTGGACCATTCGGCAGTACGCCGGCTTTTCGACGGCCGAGGAATCGAACGCCTTTTATCGCAAGGCGCTGGCCGCCGGTCAGCAGGGGGTTTCGGTTGCCTTCGACCTGGCGACGCATCGCGGCTATGACAGCGATCACCCCCGCGTGGTGGGCGATGTCGGCAAGGCGGGCGTGGCCATCGATTCGGTCGAGGACATGAAAATCCTGTTCGACGGCATCCCGCTGGATCAGGTCAGCGTGTCGATGACGATGAACGGCGCGGTGATCCCGATCCTGGCGAACTTCATCGTCACGGGCGAAGAGCAGGGCCATGACAAATCCATTCTGTCCGGCACCATTCAGAACGACATTCTGAAGGAATTCATGGTCCGCAACACCTATATCTATCCGCCCGCGCCCTCGATGCGGATCATCGCGGACATCATCGAATACACCAGCAACGAGATGCCCAAGTTCAACAGCATTTCGATTTCCGGCTACCACATGCAAGAGGCGGGCGCATCGTTGGTGCAGGAGCTGGCCTATACGCTGGCGGACGGCAAGGAATACGTCAAAACGGCCATGGAGGCCGGCATGGACATCGACAAGTTTGCGGGTCGGTTGTCGTTCTTCTTTGCCATCGGCAAGAATTTCTTCATGGAGGTTGCCAAGTTGCGCGCCGCACGGATGCTGTGGCACCGCATCATGACCGAGCTGGGCGCCAAGAGCGACCGCTCCAAGATGCTGCGCACCCATTGCCAGACCTCGGGCGTGTCGCTGACCGAACAGGACCCCTATAACAACGTGATCCGCACAGCGTACGAGGCGATGTCGGCAGTCTTGGGTGGCACCCAGTCGCTGCACACCAACGCGCTGGACGAAGCGATTGCCCTGCCGACCGAATTCAGCGCCCGCATCGCCCGCAACACCCAGCTGATCCTGCAAGAAGAAACCGGCGTGACCAAGGTGGTCGATCCGCTGGCCGGGTCTTACTATGTCGAAAAGCTGACCCATGATCTGGCCGAAGAGGCGTGGAAACTGATCGCCGAAGTCGACGAGATGGGCGGCATGACCAAGGCCGTGGAAAGCGGCATGCCCAAGCTGCGGATCGAGGAAACCGCCGCCCGCCGTCAGGCCGAAATCGACCGGGGCACCGACGTGATCGTCGGCGTCAACAAGTACAAGCTGGCCAAGGAAGACCCGATCGACATCCTTGATATCGACAACGCCAAGGTCCGCATCGGGCAGGTGGCCCGGCTTGAGAAAATCCGCGCCAGCCGTGACGAAGCCGCCTGCGAGGCGGCCTTGGACGAACTGACCCGGCGCGCCAAAGAGGGCGGAAACCTGTTGGAGGCGGCAGTCGAAGCCGCCCGCGCCCGCGCATCCGTAGGAGAGATCAGCATGGCGATGGAAAAGGAATTCGGCCGTCACCGCGCCGAGGTCAAGACCCTGGCCGGCGTCTATGGCGCCGCCTACGAAGGCGACGAAGGCTTTGCCGCGATCCAGAAGGCGGTCGACCAATTTGCCGAGGACGAAGGCCGCCGCCCGCGCATGCTGGTGGTCAAGATGGGGCAGGACGGCCATGACCGGGGTGCCAAGGTGATCGCCACGGCCTTTGCCGATATCGGCTTTGACGTCGACGTCGGCCCGCTGTTCCAGACGCCCGCCGAGGCCGCGCAGGACGCCATCGACAACGACGTGCACGTGATCGGGATTTCCAGCCAGGCAGCGGGGCACAAGACGCTGGCGCCGCAATTGGTGCAGGAACTCAAGGATCAGGGCGCGGGGGATATCATCGTGATCTGCGGCGGGGTGATCCCGCAGCAGGACTATGACTTCCTGTACAAGGCGGGGGTCAAGGCGATCTTTGGCCCGGGGACCAACATCCCCAATGCCGCGCAGGACATCCTGCGGATCATCCGCGAGACCCGTCAGGCCTGA
- a CDS encoding VOC family protein codes for MLELDHIAVLGETLEEAVHVVEDALGLPMMHGGTHERFGTHNMLLGMAPLLYIEAIACDPAAPPPPDPRWFGLDDFKGPARLDKWICRVPDLDAALRALPMAGRRVELSRGVLRWAMAVPQNGQLPFDGMFPALIQWHDDVPPPGKSMTGAPVQLQSLTVRHPDAQALEALLKPHLQAPLVGFETADKAGLAARITVNDEVCLL; via the coding sequence ATGCTGGAATTGGATCATATCGCCGTTCTCGGAGAGACCCTGGAAGAGGCCGTGCATGTGGTCGAGGATGCGCTTGGCCTGCCAATGATGCATGGCGGCACGCATGAACGGTTTGGCACCCACAACATGTTGCTGGGCATGGCGCCGCTTTTGTACATCGAGGCGATCGCCTGCGATCCCGCTGCGCCGCCGCCCCCGGACCCGCGCTGGTTCGGGCTGGATGATTTCAAGGGACCGGCGCGGCTGGACAAATGGATCTGCCGGGTGCCGGACCTTGACGCGGCCTTGCGGGCGCTGCCGATGGCGGGCCGCCGGGTCGAGCTGTCGCGCGGGGTGCTGCGCTGGGCCATGGCGGTGCCGCAAAACGGGCAGTTGCCCTTTGACGGAATGTTTCCAGCGCTGATCCAATGGCACGATGACGTGCCGCCCCCGGGTAAATCCATGACGGGCGCGCCGGTTCAGTTGCAAAGCCTGACCGTGCGCCACCCCGATGCGCAGGCCCTCGAAGCCCTGTTGAAACCACATCTGCAGGCCCCGCTGGTGGGCTTTGAAACTGCCGACAAGGCCGGGCTTGCCGCGCGGATCACCGTCAACGACGAGGTGTGCCTGCTGTGA
- a CDS encoding GNAT family N-acetyltransferase: MIIRPAREEDAAEIAAIWNEVIDNTAITFTTARKTAEGIGADIVHRGPLFQVAEIGGHLRGFATAFQFRGGPGYAYTYEHSIQLTPEARGQGAGRGLMTALEAALGDQGVHSLWAGISGENPGAVGFHRAVGFADVARLPEVGYKFGRWIDLVLMQKIL, translated from the coding sequence CTGATCATTCGTCCGGCGCGCGAAGAGGACGCGGCCGAAATCGCGGCCATCTGGAACGAGGTGATCGACAACACCGCGATCACCTTTACCACCGCGCGCAAGACTGCCGAAGGGATCGGCGCCGACATCGTGCACCGAGGGCCGCTTTTCCAGGTGGCCGAGATTGGCGGCCATCTGCGCGGTTTTGCCACCGCCTTTCAGTTTCGCGGCGGACCGGGCTATGCCTATACCTACGAACATTCGATCCAGCTGACGCCCGAGGCGCGCGGGCAGGGGGCGGGGCGCGGTTTGATGACCGCGCTCGAGGCGGCGCTTGGCGATCAGGGGGTGCACAGCCTTTGGGCCGGGATCAGCGGCGAAAACCCCGGTGCCGTGGGGTTCCACCGCGCGGTCGGCTTTGCCGACGTGGCCCGCCTGCCCGAGGTGGGGTACAAGTTCGGGCGCTGGATCGACCTTGTGCTGATGCAGAAAATTCTGTGA
- a CDS encoding molecular chaperone DjiA, whose protein sequence is MSIWTRITTALAALTNGEGLAAVFEHLRSPPERTIAFTIAVIALSAKMAKADGQVTRDEVSAFREVFAIAPEDEAGAARVFNLARQDVAGFEDYARRIAGMFGTGSPTLCDLMEGLFHIAMADGQYHPNEDAFLERVAQIFGMEQPRFMAVRARFVPDAQRDPHSVLGVSPDMPLDEIRKHYRQLVRDSHPDVMIARGVPEEAVQLSQKRLADINRAWEEISARRAA, encoded by the coding sequence ATGTCGATCTGGACCCGCATCACCACCGCGCTTGCCGCGCTGACCAATGGCGAAGGCCTGGCCGCGGTTTTCGAACACCTGCGCAGCCCGCCGGAACGGACCATCGCCTTTACCATCGCCGTCATCGCCCTGTCGGCCAAGATGGCCAAGGCCGACGGTCAGGTGACACGGGACGAGGTCAGCGCCTTTCGCGAGGTCTTTGCCATCGCCCCCGAGGACGAGGCAGGCGCGGCGCGGGTGTTCAACCTGGCCCGTCAGGACGTCGCCGGGTTCGAGGATTACGCCCGCCGGATCGCCGGCATGTTCGGCACAGGTTCGCCCACGCTGTGCGACCTGATGGAGGGGCTGTTCCACATCGCCATGGCGGACGGCCAGTATCACCCCAACGAAGACGCCTTTCTGGAACGGGTGGCGCAGATTTTCGGCATGGAGCAGCCGCGCTTCATGGCGGTGCGCGCGCGTTTCGTGCCCGATGCGCAGCGCGATCCGCATTCGGTTCTGGGGGTGTCGCCGGACATGCCGCTGGACGAAATCCGCAAGCATTACCGGCAGCTGGTGCGCGACAGCCATCCAGACGTGATGATCGCGCGCGGCGTGCCCGAAGAGGCGGTGCAGCTGTCGCAAAAGCGGCTGGCCGACATCAACCGCGCCTGGGAGGAAATCTCGGCGCGGCGCGCGGCCTGA
- a CDS encoding endonuclease/exonuclease/phosphatase family protein: protein MRLATYNVEWFDALFDDKGRLKADNAWSARHNVTRQQQAEALGIVFTALDADAILLIEAPDTNTRRSTVRALTSFVEAYDLRTRGIVTGFANDTQQEIALLYDPYVLSARHDPQGGQDSAPPRFDHVYEIDLDIDATKDRVRFSKPPLEVAVETVSGRSLRIIGAHLKSKAPHGARGHDEIMQMSIANRRKQLAQAIWLRRRIEVHLAAGDSLIVMGDLNDGPGLDQYENLFGRSSVEIVAGDGGPPLFDPHASRALASRISAQPTTARFYLPSEKRYLQALLDYVMVSEDLRAHSPKWRIWHPFDDPVCWSTPELREALLAASDHFPVTLDIDL, encoded by the coding sequence GTGCGGCTGGCCACCTACAACGTGGAATGGTTCGACGCGCTGTTCGACGACAAGGGGCGGCTTAAGGCTGACAATGCCTGGTCGGCGCGGCACAACGTGACCCGCCAGCAACAGGCCGAGGCGCTGGGGATCGTCTTTACCGCGCTGGATGCCGATGCGATCCTGCTGATCGAGGCGCCGGACACCAACACGCGCCGCAGCACCGTGCGCGCCTTGACCAGCTTTGTCGAGGCTTACGATCTGCGCACGCGCGGGATCGTCACAGGTTTTGCCAATGACACCCAGCAGGAAATCGCGCTGCTGTATGATCCTTATGTGTTGTCCGCCCGCCACGATCCGCAAGGCGGGCAGGACAGCGCGCCGCCGCGCTTTGACCATGTCTACGAGATCGACCTGGACATCGACGCCACCAAGGATCGTGTGCGGTTTTCCAAGCCGCCGCTCGAGGTGGCGGTGGAAACGGTGTCCGGGCGCAGCCTGCGGATCATCGGCGCGCATCTGAAGTCCAAGGCGCCACACGGCGCGCGCGGCCATGATGAGATCATGCAGATGTCGATTGCCAACCGGCGCAAGCAACTGGCGCAGGCGATCTGGCTGCGGCGGCGGATCGAGGTGCATCTGGCGGCGGGCGACAGCCTGATCGTGATGGGCGATCTGAATGATGGCCCGGGGCTGGACCAATACGAAAACCTGTTCGGGCGCAGCTCGGTCGAGATTGTTGCCGGGGACGGCGGGCCGCCGTTGTTCGATCCGCATGCATCGCGGGCGCTGGCCAGCCGGATCAGCGCGCAACCCACCACGGCGCGGTTCTACCTGCCGTCGGAAAAGCGCTATCTGCAGGCGCTGCTGGATTACGTGATGGTGTCCGAGGACCTGCGCGCCCATTCGCCGAAATGGCGGATCTGGCATCCGTTCGACGATCCGGTGTGCTGGTCAACGCCCGAGCTGCGCGAAGCGTTGCTGGCGGCCTCGGATCATTTTCCGGTGACGCTGGACATCGACCTTTAG
- a CDS encoding Ppx/GppA family phosphatase has translation MNKHTEPDHGDWGPFGRPIFDDPKSRHLKRVGVVDIGSNSVRLVVFDGAARSPAYFYNEKVMCGLGAGMTESGKLNPEGKRRALSAMKRFQMLAKGMELPFLTVVATAAMRDAEDGPAFQQELEQATGLKIHVIDGEEEARLSAQGVLLGWPGAYGLICDIGGSSMELAEIHDGKVGKRISSPLGPLKFKDMEGGAEARKEHIKTVIKGLADYMGSQNDRLFLVGGSWRAIARIDMERRNYPLHVLHEYRMDVQAVTDTIAFIETSDLEELRKACSISSARMDLVPYACEVLSRLIKTFKPKDIAVSSYGIREGMLYEQMPKEVRERDPLIEACRFAERKDARLPGFGRKLYKFVLPLFPDADAARLRIVRAACLLHDVSWRAHPDYRAEVCFDNSTRANLGGLKHSERVYLGLALLHRYRNRREGTHFEAMYGLLTEAKQTEAEILGKAMRLGAMLWMMDAGQDKVRLSWDAWTKRLCLHLSKDAAPLYGEVTESRFRSLSESLGALAADVEISTEEPEHDE, from the coding sequence ATGAACAAACATACCGAACCGGATCACGGCGACTGGGGCCCTTTCGGACGCCCCATCTTTGACGATCCCAAGTCGCGGCACCTGAAACGGGTTGGCGTGGTGGACATCGGATCGAACTCGGTCCGCCTGGTGGTCTTTGACGGTGCCGCCCGCAGCCCCGCCTATTTCTACAACGAAAAGGTGATGTGCGGCCTGGGCGCCGGCATGACCGAAAGCGGCAAGCTGAACCCCGAAGGCAAGCGGCGCGCGCTGTCCGCGATGAAGCGGTTCCAGATGCTGGCCAAGGGGATGGAGCTGCCCTTTCTGACCGTCGTCGCCACCGCAGCCATGCGCGACGCCGAAGACGGCCCCGCCTTTCAGCAAGAGCTGGAGCAAGCCACCGGCCTCAAGATCCACGTCATCGACGGCGAGGAAGAGGCCCGCCTGTCGGCCCAGGGCGTGCTGCTGGGCTGGCCCGGCGCCTACGGGCTGATCTGCGATATCGGCGGCTCGTCGATGGAGCTGGCGGAAATCCACGACGGCAAGGTCGGCAAGCGCATCAGCTCTCCGCTTGGGCCGCTGAAGTTCAAGGACATGGAAGGCGGCGCCGAGGCCCGCAAGGAACACATCAAGACGGTCATCAAGGGGCTGGCCGACTACATGGGGTCGCAGAACGACCGCCTGTTCCTGGTCGGCGGCAGCTGGCGCGCCATTGCCCGCATCGACATGGAGCGGCGCAATTACCCGCTGCACGTCTTGCACGAATACCGCATGGATGTTCAGGCGGTGACCGACACCATCGCCTTTATCGAAACCTCCGACCTCGAAGAACTGCGCAAGGCCTGCTCTATCTCGTCGGCGCGGATGGACCTGGTGCCCTATGCCTGCGAAGTGCTGTCGCGGCTGATCAAGACCTTCAAACCCAAGGACATCGCGGTATCCAGCTACGGCATCCGCGAAGGCATGCTGTACGAACAGATGCCCAAGGAAGTGCGCGAACGCGACCCGCTGATCGAGGCCTGCCGCTTTGCCGAACGCAAGGACGCGCGCCTGCCGGGGTTCGGCCGCAAGCTGTACAAATTCGTTCTGCCGCTATTTCCCGACGCCGACGCGGCGCGCCTGCGCATCGTGCGCGCCGCCTGCCTTCTGCATGACGTCAGCTGGCGCGCGCACCCCGATTACCGGGCCGAGGTCTGTTTCGACAATTCCACCCGCGCCAACCTGGGTGGGTTGAAACATTCGGAACGGGTGTATCTGGGGCTTGCCCTGTTGCACCGCTATCGCAACCGCCGCGAAGGCACCCATTTCGAAGCGATGTATGGCCTGTTGACCGAGGCAAAGCAGACCGAGGCCGAAATCCTGGGCAAGGCCATGCGCCTGGGCGCCATGCTGTGGATGATGGATGCCGGACAGGACAAGGTGCGGCTAAGCTGGGATGCCTGGACCAAGCGGCTGTGCCTGCACCTGTCCAAGGACGCCGCCCCGCTTTACGGCGAGGTCACGGAATCGCGGTTCCGATCACTGTCAGAATCGCTGGGCGCGCTGGCCGCAGACGTCGAGATTTCCACCGAAGAGCCCGAGCACGACGAATAA